GAATTAAAAGGACAGCAAGTCTCCCACACATCCCTTCGGATTTGGAAGCCGACAGGTCCGGACTCCATGGAGATTTCTGCTTGGGTGCTCGTTGAAAAAGATGCGCCAGAAGAATGGAAGAGATTGTCTGAGCAAGCGAATACATTAACATTCGGCTCTTCTGGAATCTTCGAACAAGATGATACAGAGAATTTCACGGATATTACGCAAAATAGTAAGAGTCCGTATCACTTGCAAGAGAACATTGTCTACAACTATACGATGGGTATGCACCAAGAGCCAGTTGAAAACTTCGTTGGTCCAGGTATCGTCTATAAAGACAAGTTTAATGAGGCGAACTCAAGAGCATTTTTTAGAAACTGGCTTGACCAAATAACGGCTGAATAAGAGGTGAATAGGATGCAGGAAAAAATTATTCTGCAATATGAAATAGAACAATGGCTCTATAAAGAAGCAGAGCTTTTGGATGAATTGAATTTTGATGCTTGGTATGAACTGTTGGATGAAGAAATCAAGTATATAATGCCTTTAAGAATTAACCAAATGGAAGAGTCAAAACCTGATTACTCAGAAGCGACATTACTCTTTGACGATGATTCAACAACTTTGAGACTCCGGATTGACCGGTTGAAAACAGATATGGCGTGGGCTGAATTGCCGCCGTCACGCACAAGAAGAAATGTGTCGAATGTGAAGATTAAAGAAGTGTCGGGAAATGAGGTAACTGTACGTAGTAATTTGCTGTTGTATAGAAGTAGAAGTACGGATACGACTGCTGACCTAATCTCAGGAGAGCGTGAAGATGTGCTTCGTAATGAAAACGGTAAATGGAAGTTAGTGTCACGCTGGTTCTTAGCGGATCAGACTTCTTTAGCTACGAGAAACTTGGCGATTTTTGTTTGACGACGATTCAATTATGTAGCTACCCGTAAAATTAGGGTAGCTTCAGTTGTTATATGAAAGATTACTTATATAGTAGGGAAGTGTGAAAGTGGCGCAATCATTGGATGGAAAAGTTGCAATTGTGACAGGCGGAACGAACGGGATTGGAGAAGCAGTAGCCAGAGAGTATATACAGCAAGGCGCTAAAGTTTGTATTTTGGGAAGGTCAGAGGAGAAGTTGAATGCGTTACAAGAAGAATTTAAAGACAATATATTAACGGTGAAAGGTGACGTCACAAAATATTCAAGCCATCAAGAAGCTGTCCAAAAAACGCTGAAAAGGTTCGGCAAGCTGGATATATTAGTTTCGAATGCAGGTGTGTTCGATGGCTTTGTTACATTGGAACGACTGCCTGAAGAGCATCTGGATGAAGCTTTTTCAACCATATTCGATATTAATGTGAAAGGCGGCCTCATGGCGGCAAAAGCTGCTGCTGAAGAGCTGAAGAAAACAAAAGGGAATATCATCTTCACTGTTTCTAATTCCGGGTTTTATCCGAATGGCGGAGGACCTATTTACACGGCAAGTAAGCATGCGATTGTGGGGCTTATACGTGAGTTGGCTTATGAGTTGGCTCCTGAAATTAGAGTGAATGGCGTATCACCTGGAGGAACGATTACAGAAATCACTGCAATCTCGTGTTTGCAAGATAGCGTGAAAAAGATTGACCCGGAAACGAGAAAGAAAAACATTGCGAGCAGAAACCCACTGCAAATTGCTCAAGAAGCA
This window of the Sporosarcina pasteurii genome carries:
- the hcaB gene encoding 3-(cis-5,6-dihydroxycyclohexa-1,3-dien-1-yl)propanoate dehydrogenase — its product is MAQSLDGKVAIVTGGTNGIGEAVAREYIQQGAKVCILGRSEEKLNALQEEFKDNILTVKGDVTKYSSHQEAVQKTLKRFGKLDILVSNAGVFDGFVTLERLPEEHLDEAFSTIFDINVKGGLMAAKAAAEELKKTKGNIIFTVSNSGFYPNGGGPIYTASKHAIVGLIRELAYELAPEIRVNGVSPGGTITEITAISCLQDSVKKIDPETRKKNIASRNPLQIAQEASDHNGAYVLLASDNAKAITGTVIESDGGLGVRGMPGMTF
- a CDS encoding aromatic-ring-hydroxylating dioxygenase subunit beta, with the translated sequence MQEKIILQYEIEQWLYKEAELLDELNFDAWYELLDEEIKYIMPLRINQMEESKPDYSEATLLFDDDSTTLRLRIDRLKTDMAWAELPPSRTRRNVSNVKIKEVSGNEVTVRSNLLLYRSRSTDTTADLISGEREDVLRNENGKWKLVSRWFLADQTSLATRNLAIFV